GGTGAGCGGGCCGAGCCGGACGCCGAGCTCCTCGGCGCTCTCGCGGCGCACCGCGGTCTCGGGGTCGTCCTCGTCGAGCAGGCCGGCCGCCGCCTCGATCAGCATGCCGTCGGGGTGCCCGTTGACGTAGGCCGGGTAGCGGAACTGGCGGGTGAGCAGGACCACCCCGCGTTCGGTGTCGTACGGCAGGACCGCGGCGCCGTTGCCCCGGTCGTAGGTCTCGCGCTGCTGGGTGGTCCAACGGCCGTCGCGGCGGCGGTAGTCGAAGGTGGTGCGGCGCAGCACGTGCCAGCCGCGGGAGGTGAGTTCCACCTCGCGGACCAGGACGTCGGGGTTGCGGCGCAGGTCGCGCCCGGCGCGGTCGAGGCCGGTGCGGCCGCGGTGGTCGGGGGCGTCGACGCCGGGGCGGGCAGTCATGCGGCCCGCTG
The DNA window shown above is from Streptomyces sp. TLI_171 and carries:
- a CDS encoding NUDIX domain-containing protein; the encoded protein is MTARPGVDAPDHRGRTGLDRAGRDLRRNPDVLVREVELTSRGWHVLRRTTFDYRRRDGRWTTQQRETYDRGNGAAVLPYDTERGVVLLTRQFRYPAYVNGHPDGMLIEAAAGLLDEDDPETAVRRESAEELGVRLGPLTLVVDAFMSPGSVTERLHCYAAPYRPADRTGPGGGLEDDGEDIEVLELPFAEALAMTRDGRIADGKTVLLLQWAALHGPFAGARER